The genomic interval GTCCTCCCCGCCCGGCACCCGCTGGCCGCCTCGCCCGGCCCCCTCGCGCTCGCCGAACTCGCCGCCGTCCCGCTGGTGCTGACCGCGCGGCGCAACAACCCCGCCCTGGTCGATCTGGTCGTGGGCGCCTGCCACGACGCCGGTTTCACCCCCGCCCCGGGGCCCGCGTACGGCTCGCTGGACGACACCCTGACGGCGATCGGCGCCGCCGGTGCGACGGACGGCCTGTGGACCGTCGTCTACGCCTCGCACGCCGCCCGGCTGAGCACCCCCAGGGTCGCCTTCCTGCCGTTTCGCCACCCGGGCATGGAGCTGACCACCTCGCTCGTGGTGCGCCGCACGGACCCGCCCGCCGGGCTGGATCCGCTGCTGCGGGCCTGTGCGGCGACGGACCGGAGCGCGGTGCCCGATCTCGATCGGTGATCGCTGTGTGCGCATTCCGCTTCTTGGTCGCACGGGCCGTTCGCGATGGACTGAGGGCACGCCGGTCAACCACCGGAAACCCGGGGAGAACCCGGGTGCTCCAGGCCGGGGAACACGGGGGAGAACCCGCAGATGTTCCCCTACGGCCGCAACCGACAAGGGAGTTACGTCATGCCGATCGTCACCGTCCAGCAGGGCCCGCGCAGCGTCGAGCTGAAGCGGGAGCTGGTCCGGCAGATCACCGACGCGTTCGTGGACGCGTACCGCATTCCCGCCGAGACCGTGCAGGTGTGGATCCAGGAGGTCCCCACCGACAGCTGGGGCGCGGCGGGCACGCTGACCGCGGACAAGTAGCCACGGGCGGGCCGGCCTTCACGGGGGAGGGCCGGCCCGCGCGGGGGAGGGCCGGATTGCACGGGGGGGGAGGGCCGGTCCCAAGGCAGCACCCCCGGGTCACGTCGCTAAGGGAGGGTTTTCTACGGGAGGGCCCCCGCCTCACGTCCCCTACGGGAGCGCCGCACCCGCCCCACGTCCCCTACGGGAGCACCCCGGCCCGCCGCGCCGCGACCACCGCCTGCAGCCGGGTGTGCGCCCCCAACTTGCGCATACCGGACCGGAGATAGCTCTTCACCGTCTCCGGACGCAGCCCCAGCCGCTCCGCCACCACCGCATTCGTCGCACCCGACGCCACACAGGCCAGGACGTCCACCTCGCGCGGCGACAGCACCGGGCCCGCGCCGTCCGTGCCGGCTGTCCCGTCCGTGCCGCCGGTGTCCCGCCGCCTCGACGAGGCCGCCGCGAGCCGGCCGCACGCCGCCAGCATCTCCTGCCGCAGCAGCGGGTCGCCGACCCGCTGCGCCAGCGCGCGCAGCTCACTGTGCGCCTCCCGTACCTCCTCCCACCTCGCCGGATCCCCGGCAGCCGGCGCGGGGGACGCCTCCCGCGCCCCCGAGGCGGCAGGGAGGACGTCCGACAGCAGCCGCGCCGCCTCGTCCTGCAGCACGAGCGCCTGCTCCAGCTCCCGCGCCGCCTCCATGGCCGCCGCCAGCGGCCGGTCGCCGAGCCGCACCGGCCGGCGCAGCGCCCCGTACAGCACCCCGCGCACCCGGCGCCGGACGATCACCGGCACCGCGAGCACCGACCGCAGCCCCTCCGCGGCCACCGCCGCGTCGTATTCGTGGCTGATCACCGACGAGGCGCCGTAGTCGGTCACCGCGAACGGCCGGGACAGCGCCACGGCCTTCCCGCCCAGCCCGTTGCCCTGCAGGATGTCCAGGCCGTGCAGCACGGTGGTCTCCGTACCGGCCACGTCATTGATGCGGTAGCGCCCCGTGCCGGCCAGCAGACCGCCGAACGCCACCGGCAGACCGGTCGCCCGCCGCAGCCGCGACAGCGCCGTCCGTACGTCCGCCGACTCGTGCGCCGCCGCCTCGATCCGCACGCCGATACCTCCGCTTCCCCCCATTCGGGGGTGGTGAGACCTGCGCCACTGATTACACGATGGCAGGGAGCGGTGCGGCAATGAGGAGGACACATGACGGATACGGAAAACGGCGGGACGGGCCGGGCACCGGCCGCCACCGAGGCGTTCCGGGCGGCGCGGGATCTCCTGCTGCGCCACCGGGAGGACTATGACGCGGCCCGCGCGGAGTTCCGCTGGCCCCGCCCCACCCACTTCAACTGGGCACTGGACTGGTTCGACGCCATCGCCCGCGACAACGACCGCACCGCGCTGCACATCGTCGAGGAGGACGGCACCGGGACCCGGCTGAGCTTCGAGGAGCTGCGCCGCCGCTCCGACCAGGCCGCCAACTGGCTGTCCGCCCAAGGGGTACGGCCCGGCGACCGCATCGTCATGATGCTCGGCAACCAGGCGGAACTGTGGGAGACCGCGCTGGCCGCGATGAAGCTGCGCGCGGTCGTCATCCCCGCGACACCCCTGCTGGGCGCCGCCGATCTCGCCGACCGGATCGACCGCGGCCGGGCCCGCCATGT from Streptomyces caniferus carries:
- a CDS encoding helix-turn-helix domain-containing protein; its protein translation is MGGSGGIGVRIEAAAHESADVRTALSRLRRATGLPVAFGGLLAGTGRYRINDVAGTETTVLHGLDILQGNGLGGKAVALSRPFAVTDYGASSVISHEYDAAVAAEGLRSVLAVPVIVRRRVRGVLYGALRRPVRLGDRPLAAAMEAARELEQALVLQDEAARLLSDVLPAASGAREASPAPAAGDPARWEEVREAHSELRALAQRVGDPLLRQEMLAACGRLAAASSRRRDTGGTDGTAGTDGAGPVLSPREVDVLACVASGATNAVVAERLGLRPETVKSYLRSGMRKLGAHTRLQAVVAARRAGVLP
- the dmpI gene encoding 4-oxalocrotonate tautomerase DmpI is translated as MPIVTVQQGPRSVELKRELVRQITDAFVDAYRIPAETVQVWIQEVPTDSWGAAGTLTADK